The Legionella spiritensis DNA segment TTATTGGGGAGCAGGTTGGGGTAACCCATACGGGTACAGTAACAGCACAACCTATTATGGCAGTTATTTTGGTCCGGGTTGGTAAGTAAACAGAAGTTTCGTCGTAGCGATATGAGCCTCCTGGCCTTGTTGCGGCCAGGAGGCTCTGCGCGAATGAAAAAAAGCCGCTGTTCTGGAATGAACAACAACCATAGTAAACAGAGGCTTATTCCTTTGCACGCGATACGTAGTCTCCGGTACGCGTGTCCACTTTTATCAATTCGCCGGTTTGCACAAAAAGCGGTACACGAACGACAGCTCCTGTTTCCAGGGTGGCCGGTTTGCCGCCGCCACCGGAAGTATCCCCTTTTAATCCGGGATCGGTTTCCGTGATGGCCAATACGACAAAATTAGGCGGAGAAACCTGAATGGGTTCATTATTCCATAAAGTGACGACACAGATGTCCTGTTCTTTTAACCATTGTGCCGAATCGCCAAGCGTTTCGGTGGCGATGGCGTATTGTTCAAACGTGTCAGGCACCATGAAATGCCAGTGTTCGCCATCGTTGTACAGGTATTGCATTTCAGCATCAGCAACATCGGCTGAAGGGAGCGTTTCGCCGGATTTGTAAGTTCGCTCAACGACGCGCCCCGTTTTCAGGTTGCGAATTTTAACGCGTGTGAAAGCCTGCCCTTTTCCGGGTTTGACAAACTCGCAATCGACGATGCTGCAAGGCGCGTTATCGATCATTACTTTCAAACCGTTTTTAAATTCGTTGGTGCTATAGATAGCCATTCGTGCTCCGCAGTTGAGATTTGGTTTTATTTTCGCTAAAGTTCACGCAGTTTACCAATTTTGTACATTTAATGCGAGATGCTTCGGTGAGTTGGCAAAAAATTCTGGCGCAAGGTTTTGCCTCAACGGATGAGCTTCTTAAGTATCTGGATTTACCTGCCGATCCGGCTTGTGCTGCGGCAGAGAGGCAATTTCGGACTCGCGTGCCACGAGGGTTCGCCGCTCGCATGCAACCGGGTGATCCCTGTGATCCTCTGTTGTTACAAGTGCTGGCTGTGAGGGCGGAATTGCAGGATGTCTCCGGGTATGAATCGGATCCCTTGCAAGAGGGAAAAGCCAATCGGGTACAAGGATTAATTCATAAATACCCGGGAAGGGTATTGTTGACGGCGACGGGTGTGTGCGCAATCAATTGCCGTTACTGCTTTCGTCGCCATTTCCCATACCATGATAATAACCCCGGCCGTGAAGGATGGCGCGTGGCGCTGGATTATATTCGCGATAACCCGTCGATTCATGAAGTGATTTTAAGCGGGGGTGATCCGCTATTGGCTTCCGACAGGATGCTGAGCGAATTGACGGCGGCTCTGAGTGATATTGCTCATGTACGCACCATCCGTTTTCATACCCGCATTCCGGTGGTGTTGCCGGAGCGTATTAATTCATCATTTCTTGCATT contains these protein-coding regions:
- the efp gene encoding elongation factor P: MAIYSTNEFKNGLKVMIDNAPCSIVDCEFVKPGKGQAFTRVKIRNLKTGRVVERTYKSGETLPSADVADAEMQYLYNDGEHWHFMVPDTFEQYAIATETLGDSAQWLKEQDICVVTLWNNEPIQVSPPNFVVLAITETDPGLKGDTSGGGGKPATLETGAVVRVPLFVQTGELIKVDTRTGDYVSRAKE
- the epmB gene encoding EF-P beta-lysylation protein EpmB, whose protein sequence is MRDASVSWQKILAQGFASTDELLKYLDLPADPACAAAERQFRTRVPRGFAARMQPGDPCDPLLLQVLAVRAELQDVSGYESDPLQEGKANRVQGLIHKYPGRVLLTATGVCAINCRYCFRRHFPYHDNNPGREGWRVALDYIRDNPSIHEVILSGGDPLLASDRMLSELTAALSDIAHVRTIRFHTRIPVVLPERINSSFLALLRQIPLRKVVVIHCNHAREIDNSVRDVCLALVETGCHLLNQSVLLKGVNDDADVLAELSEALFDCRILPYYLHLLDKVAGAAHFDVPKERALAIYRRLQTLLPGYLVPKLAREEPGKHHKTLMI